One Amycolatopsis sp. NBC_00355 genomic window carries:
- a CDS encoding RICIN domain-containing protein, with product MLKFMAVALAITSAPAADGAPVYLADGGGKLSLAVADGKPVLADAGDASAKWTYSGQRFTNVQNGQCLAAASPVDGVTVKLAACDAKDEHQAWRRVAGLPGLVEIANLATARCLTAEGAVAGARLYQEVCSLTGIPNTWAAGGRTLAILSGNGQRLATKDPGAPFVVRVIGENGQPAADVPVTFFVRAARPKNLLVFEGGAETVTVKTGADGSASSPKLTLTEVGEFEARFVGTAGLDDGSSIAFEGSCLC from the coding sequence ATGCTCAAGTTCATGGCGGTGGCCCTGGCGATCACTTCGGCACCCGCGGCCGACGGCGCTCCCGTGTACCTGGCCGACGGCGGGGGCAAGCTCTCACTCGCGGTGGCCGACGGCAAGCCCGTGCTGGCTGACGCGGGAGACGCGAGTGCGAAGTGGACATATTCCGGTCAGCGCTTCACGAACGTCCAAAATGGACAGTGTCTTGCGGCGGCGAGCCCGGTCGACGGGGTCACGGTGAAGCTGGCGGCCTGTGACGCCAAGGATGAGCACCAGGCCTGGCGGCGCGTGGCCGGGCTGCCGGGCCTGGTCGAGATCGCGAACCTCGCCACGGCCCGGTGCCTCACCGCGGAAGGCGCCGTCGCGGGCGCGCGGCTGTACCAGGAAGTCTGCTCCCTGACCGGAATCCCGAACACCTGGGCCGCGGGCGGGCGCACCCTCGCCATCCTGTCCGGCAACGGCCAGCGCCTCGCGACGAAGGACCCGGGCGCACCGTTCGTGGTCCGCGTGATCGGCGAAAACGGCCAGCCGGCGGCCGACGTCCCGGTGACGTTCTTCGTCCGCGCGGCCCGCCCGAAGAACCTCCTGGTCTTCGAAGGGGGCGCGGAAACGGTGACCGTCAAGACGGGCGCGGACGGTTCCGCGTCGAGCCCGAAGCTGACGTTGACGGAGGTGGGCGAGTTCGAGGCCCGGTTCGTCGGCACCGCCGGGCTGGACGACGGATCGTCGATCGCCTTCGAGGGTTCGTGCTTATGCTGA
- a CDS encoding stage II sporulation protein M produces MDVDVFVVAHSAEWHRLGELSRRGGKLTGAEADELVTLYQRTATHLSIVRSTAPDPALIGRLSGLVARGRSAISGSHNPAWREVALFFTHRFPAAVYLSRRWWIPAALASIAVMVVIAVWVSGDPHVRASIASPDELDQLTKPGGDAESYYSTGPATSFAARVWTNNAWVAATCLFLGIALGLPVIGALWLNALNAGLIIGAMSAAGRADVMIGLLLPHGLLELTAVFVAAGTGLRLGWTVIDPGRRSRTAALGEQGRSVVVMALGLACVLFVSGVIEAFVTPSGWPTWIRVGIGVLAEVAFLVYVFTLGRRAAREGEVGDLDARDIGDALPESA; encoded by the coding sequence GTGGATGTGGACGTCTTCGTGGTGGCGCACTCGGCGGAGTGGCACCGGCTCGGCGAGCTGAGCCGTCGCGGCGGCAAGCTCACCGGCGCCGAAGCCGACGAGCTGGTGACGCTCTACCAGCGGACGGCGACGCACCTGTCGATCGTCCGGTCGACCGCGCCCGACCCGGCGCTGATCGGGCGGCTGTCCGGGCTGGTAGCACGGGGCCGCAGCGCGATCTCGGGGTCGCACAACCCGGCGTGGCGCGAGGTCGCGCTGTTCTTCACGCACCGTTTCCCCGCCGCCGTCTACCTGTCGCGGCGCTGGTGGATCCCGGCCGCGCTGGCGTCGATCGCGGTGATGGTGGTGATCGCCGTGTGGGTTTCGGGCGACCCGCACGTGCGCGCGTCGATCGCGTCACCGGACGAGCTCGACCAGCTGACCAAACCCGGCGGCGACGCCGAGAGCTACTACTCGACGGGGCCGGCGACGTCGTTCGCCGCGCGCGTCTGGACGAACAACGCCTGGGTGGCGGCGACCTGCCTGTTCCTCGGCATCGCGCTGGGCCTGCCGGTGATCGGCGCGCTCTGGCTGAACGCGCTCAACGCCGGCCTGATCATCGGCGCGATGAGCGCCGCGGGCCGCGCCGACGTGATGATCGGCCTGCTGCTGCCCCACGGCCTGCTGGAGCTGACGGCGGTGTTCGTCGCGGCGGGCACGGGCCTCCGGCTCGGCTGGACGGTGATCGACCCCGGCCGCCGCTCCCGCACGGCCGCGCTGGGCGAGCAGGGCCGTTCGGTCGTGGTGATGGCGCTCGGGCTGGCGTGCGTGCTGTTCGTGTCGGGGGTCATCGAGGCGTTCGTGACGCCGTCGGGCTGGCCGACGTGGATTCGCGTCGGGATCGGCGTCCTGGCCGAGGTGGCGTTCCTGGTCTACGTCTTCACCCTCGGCCGCCGCGCGGCCCGCGAAGGCGAGGTCGGCGACCTCGACGCGCGGGACATCGGGGACGCGCTCCCCGAGTCAGCATAA
- a CDS encoding RDD family protein: MHEESELVTGEAVVLDLRVAKLASRALAMALDVVVQFALLLGAIFVMTLTVPADDGSLALTLFLVFLVLVMVGYPVLFETLSRGRSLGKMALGLRVVRVDGGPIRFRHALTRGLAGFVVDFWTLGLFGAVAVIVSLCSSDGRRVGDFLAGTLVVRERVPESAGYPAIGMPPGLEGWASQLDLTRLPDDLALASRQFLARFNELRPEASHALGWGLAQQVGNALGAAVPPGVPPWAFLAAVLAERRNRDHAKAFQAYAAAQAQQAQAFAAQGYPAQPHAYPAQAYAAPAYPGQPASQPFPAQPNAASSQPFPAQAAAPEYGGSSEPTPPRGTPVVPAENPFTPPS, from the coding sequence GTGCACGAGGAATCCGAGCTGGTCACCGGCGAAGCCGTCGTCCTGGACCTGCGCGTCGCCAAGCTCGCCAGCCGCGCCCTGGCCATGGCGCTCGACGTCGTCGTGCAGTTCGCGCTCCTGCTCGGCGCGATCTTCGTGATGACGCTGACCGTCCCGGCCGACGACGGCTCGCTCGCGCTGACCCTCTTCCTCGTGTTCCTGGTGCTGGTGATGGTCGGTTACCCGGTGCTGTTCGAGACGCTCTCGCGGGGCCGGTCGCTGGGCAAGATGGCGCTGGGGCTGCGGGTCGTGCGCGTCGACGGCGGCCCGATCCGCTTCCGCCACGCCCTGACCCGCGGGCTCGCCGGCTTCGTCGTCGACTTCTGGACGCTCGGGCTGTTCGGCGCGGTGGCCGTGATCGTGTCGCTGTGCTCCTCCGACGGCCGCCGCGTCGGCGACTTCCTGGCCGGGACGCTCGTGGTGCGCGAACGCGTCCCGGAAAGCGCCGGCTACCCGGCGATCGGCATGCCGCCGGGCCTCGAGGGCTGGGCGTCGCAGCTCGACCTGACCCGGCTGCCGGACGACCTCGCGCTGGCGAGCCGCCAGTTCCTCGCGCGCTTCAACGAGCTGCGCCCGGAGGCGTCGCACGCGCTCGGCTGGGGGCTCGCGCAGCAGGTCGGCAACGCCCTGGGCGCGGCGGTGCCGCCCGGGGTGCCGCCGTGGGCGTTCCTCGCGGCGGTGCTGGCGGAACGGCGCAACCGCGACCACGCCAAGGCCTTCCAGGCCTACGCGGCGGCGCAGGCCCAGCAGGCGCAAGCGTTTGCGGCGCAGGGGTATCCGGCGCAGCCGCACGCCTACCCGGCGCAGGCGTATGCGGCGCCGGCTTATCCCGGGCAGCCGGCGTCGCAGCCCTTCCCGGCGCAGCCGAACGCTGCGTCGTCGCAGCCCTTCCCGGCGCAGGCGGCCGCACCCGAATACGGGGGCTCCTCCGAGCCGACCCCGCCGCGCGGAACCCCGGTGGTGCCCGCCGAGAACCCGTTCACCCCGCCGAGCTGA